The following proteins are encoded in a genomic region of Cyclonatronum proteinivorum:
- a CDS encoding TorF family putative porin: MKNISNTFSGLAKVAILSAAFLGFAASEAEAQFDMSLEYNSRYVWRGFDFGSSPSLMPEVTFAFGGLEIGAWAAYATNGNPDGSEINFFAGYTFETSAGDFSLHVTDYMFPDDPVSFLKSDFHFIEVGLSYETALSENTSLGLSTNIFVHNDDDNSMYHEVSITQALEDYELALFSGFTTGESEAYETTQFSFINVGATLSREVMLTSNTPLGVSASLITNPYAERMFFVFGASIGF, translated from the coding sequence ATGAAAAATATATCTAATACTTTCAGCGGTTTGGCGAAGGTCGCCATCCTTAGCGCCGCATTTTTAGGCTTCGCGGCATCTGAGGCTGAAGCCCAATTCGATATGAGTCTCGAATACAACAGCCGCTACGTGTGGCGGGGCTTTGATTTTGGAAGTTCCCCAAGCCTCATGCCCGAGGTAACCTTTGCCTTCGGCGGCCTTGAAATCGGTGCCTGGGCGGCCTATGCCACCAATGGTAATCCTGACGGCAGTGAAATCAACTTCTTTGCCGGCTATACCTTCGAGACCTCTGCCGGTGATTTTTCACTGCACGTTACCGATTATATGTTTCCGGATGACCCGGTTTCATTTCTGAAAAGCGACTTTCACTTTATAGAAGTAGGCCTTTCTTACGAAACGGCGCTTTCTGAAAATACATCGCTGGGCCTCAGCACCAACATCTTCGTTCACAACGACGACGATAACTCCATGTATCATGAAGTCTCAATTACACAGGCGCTGGAAGATTATGAGCTTGCTCTCTTTTCAGGGTTTACAACCGGTGAATCAGAAGCCTACGAAACCACACAGTTTTCCTTTATTAATGTAGGTGCGACGCTTTCCCGTGAAGTTATGCTCACAAGCAATACACCTCTGGGAGTATCCGCATCCCTTATTACCAATCCTTATGCAGAGCGGATGTTCTTTGTTTTTGGCG
- a CDS encoding ammonium transporter codes for MKKRITATTALILSGLLYGSPVAAEPVYSTMEEFMASPEYVKFIIDNLWILLAAAMVFIMHLGFASVESGMTAAKNTVNVTYKNVFILCTGILAYAFIGFQIMYPGDFNGWFGFGGFGIGFDSADPVAFLSPAYGEDMTIWTDFIFQAMFAATAATIVSGCVTGRIKLHVFMIFGFLLVAISYPITGSWLWGGGWLDELGFYDFAGSTLVHGVGGVAGLACIILLGARKGKYGKDGSIKPILGHNIPLATVGAFLLWFGWFGFNGGSVLSANPAEVSFVFVTTAISAAAGALSAMLVTKLFINKLDATMALNGILAGLVGITAGADVISPLFAAIVGSIAGAIVVFAIIGIDKMKWDDPVGAVAVHGVCGIWGTLAVGIFVAEFSVLTQLIGVLAIYGFTFLFAFGVFAALKYTIGVRVSEEFELKGLDMAEHGVPAYPNFAGVETNGFESPELKPVMDK; via the coding sequence ATGAAAAAAAGAATAACTGCTACTACTGCCTTAATTCTTTCGGGACTGTTGTATGGATCACCTGTAGCGGCTGAGCCGGTTTACAGCACAATGGAAGAATTCATGGCCTCGCCTGAATATGTAAAGTTCATCATCGATAACCTTTGGATTCTGCTCGCCGCAGCCATGGTTTTTATTATGCACCTGGGCTTTGCTTCAGTTGAAAGCGGCATGACCGCGGCCAAAAACACAGTGAACGTCACTTATAAAAATGTCTTCATTTTGTGTACCGGTATTTTGGCTTATGCCTTTATCGGTTTTCAGATTATGTACCCCGGTGACTTTAACGGATGGTTTGGATTTGGAGGCTTCGGCATTGGTTTCGATAGCGCTGATCCGGTAGCTTTTCTAAGCCCGGCATACGGTGAAGACATGACCATTTGGACAGACTTCATTTTCCAGGCCATGTTTGCGGCTACGGCGGCAACCATTGTATCGGGTTGCGTAACCGGCCGGATTAAACTTCATGTATTCATGATTTTTGGTTTTTTGCTCGTTGCCATTTCATATCCTATCACAGGCAGCTGGCTGTGGGGAGGCGGATGGCTCGATGAGCTGGGCTTCTATGATTTTGCGGGTTCAACCCTTGTACATGGAGTAGGCGGCGTAGCTGGTCTGGCCTGTATCATCCTTTTGGGTGCACGAAAAGGGAAGTATGGCAAAGACGGCAGCATCAAGCCGATCCTGGGCCACAATATTCCACTGGCTACAGTCGGGGCCTTCCTGCTCTGGTTTGGCTGGTTTGGCTTCAATGGTGGCTCAGTACTTAGTGCCAATCCGGCAGAAGTCAGCTTCGTGTTTGTAACGACGGCAATTTCAGCTGCTGCGGGGGCGCTCAGTGCCATGCTGGTCACCAAACTCTTTATTAACAAGCTCGACGCAACCATGGCTCTGAATGGTATACTTGCGGGTCTCGTCGGTATCACAGCTGGTGCGGATGTCATTTCGCCCCTCTTCGCAGCCATTGTAGGCTCCATTGCGGGAGCCATTGTAGTATTTGCGATCATTGGCATTGACAAAATGAAGTGGGATGATCCCGTTGGCGCAGTTGCCGTGCACGGGGTATGCGGTATCTGGGGCACACTTGCCGTCGGGATATTTGTCGCTGAATTTTCAGTACTTACACAGCTGATCGGCGTGCTTGCCATCTACGGTTTCACCTTCCTGTTTGCTTTTGGCGTGTTTGCAGCCCTCAAGTACACGATCGGTGTACGGGTGAGTGAAGAATTCGAGCTGAAAGGCCTTGACATGGCAGAGCACGGCGTCCCTGCGTATCCGAACTTTGCAGGGGTTGAAACCAATGGCTTCGAAAGCCCCGAACTCAAGCCCGTAATGGATAAATAA
- a CDS encoding SemiSWEET transporter encodes MEISPVTVIGLLAASCTTISFLPQVLKTWKSKSAKDLSWGMFSIFATGVFLWLVYGLMISDLPIILANAVTLLLVLTILYFKFTFDRDEPAAN; translated from the coding sequence ATGGAAATTTCTCCCGTCACAGTTATCGGATTGCTGGCAGCAAGCTGCACAACCATTTCTTTTCTTCCGCAGGTGCTTAAAACGTGGAAGTCAAAATCTGCCAAGGATCTTTCCTGGGGAATGTTCTCCATTTTTGCAACCGGGGTTTTCCTGTGGCTCGTTTATGGCCTCATGATCAGCGATCTGCCGATTATACTGGCCAATGCTGTCACCCTCTTGCTGGTACTGACCATTCTGTACTTTAAGTTCACCTTCGACCGTGATGAACCCGCTGCCAACTGA
- a CDS encoding DUF302 domain-containing protein, with the protein MNKNIILAAAASFIGGLVIMGFVGFYSLPGMMMLEDESKYDFETTVEVFEKEVREAGWSIITVHDMQETLLGHGHEVLEVKIFELCSSRYSAEILKLDDERIVSPLMPCRVAIYKKSDGKTYIGRMDSELLAKPFGGVINQVMQQAASETEVVLAKLIR; encoded by the coding sequence ATGAATAAGAATATCATTCTCGCAGCAGCAGCAAGTTTCATTGGCGGACTCGTTATCATGGGTTTCGTTGGCTTTTACTCCCTTCCCGGTATGATGATGCTGGAAGATGAAAGCAAGTACGATTTTGAAACAACCGTAGAAGTTTTTGAAAAAGAAGTCCGGGAAGCCGGATGGAGTATCATTACCGTACACGACATGCAGGAAACCCTTTTGGGACACGGACATGAAGTGTTGGAAGTCAAGATTTTCGAGCTTTGCTCAAGCCGCTACTCCGCTGAAATCCTTAAGCTCGATGATGAGCGCATTGTGAGTCCGCTGATGCCTTGCCGGGTTGCCATTTACAAGAAAAGCGACGGCAAAACCTACATCGGCCGCATGGACTCTGAACTCCTTGCCAAACCTTTTGGCGGCGTCATCAATCAGGTAATGCAGCAGGCCGCAAGCGAAACCGAAGTTGTACTTGCCAAGCTGATTCGGTAG
- a CDS encoding LruC domain-containing protein gives MKKITYIVLAMLAGAGLVACNTSLSPSGEEDVRGINVPYNFDFSTTGSVNFTVKAASQNAADMNRGRISVFDAHPDQGGRRLATYFLNDSGELAIEHSLPTHLKSVFILPDHPAAEPVQIQVRNGVVQYEYNLPQVAGRGLDAGNAGIAAGLMDDPAGTVRNVFPAEDAFGTIMFEDLWPSFGDYDMNDLVIGYQFSELTNEENNILSIDMIFQIRATGTAVKAGFGIQFDDLFPDDIEEVVGTRLNAGSFIVLNPNGTEAEQSRAVVIAFDDANQNFPRMGNVFAGSTERTPDEVALTVTFENPVSREVLGNAPYNPFAFFHGTKNVIVDGDTTAVPYGGRGQEVHLPDHVPTDLVFDELFGQYEDNSLAGMFYKSTNVARVGDNMNFAISVPELIPHAIQKARFASAIDGEEHAYLRFARWAETDGVENADWYLDIPEYRDLDVLFGTAVPEPEPEPED, from the coding sequence ATGAAAAAAATTACCTACATAGTGCTGGCGATGTTGGCGGGTGCAGGTCTCGTTGCCTGTAACACAAGCCTTAGTCCTTCGGGGGAAGAAGATGTCAGGGGTATTAATGTACCTTATAACTTTGATTTTTCAACCACTGGTTCTGTTAATTTCACTGTCAAAGCTGCCTCGCAGAATGCAGCGGATATGAACCGCGGACGTATCAGCGTCTTTGATGCCCATCCTGATCAGGGTGGCAGAAGGCTCGCAACCTATTTCCTCAATGATAGCGGTGAGCTTGCGATAGAGCACAGTTTGCCTACTCACCTTAAATCTGTTTTCATTCTTCCGGATCACCCCGCTGCAGAACCTGTTCAGATTCAGGTCAGAAACGGCGTGGTTCAGTATGAATACAACCTCCCGCAAGTTGCAGGCCGCGGTCTTGACGCGGGTAATGCCGGTATTGCTGCCGGTCTGATGGATGACCCTGCCGGAACTGTACGTAATGTTTTTCCTGCGGAAGATGCTTTCGGAACCATTATGTTTGAAGACCTTTGGCCTTCCTTCGGGGATTACGACATGAATGATCTTGTAATCGGTTATCAGTTCTCCGAGTTGACCAATGAGGAAAATAATATTCTCTCCATTGATATGATCTTCCAAATTCGTGCAACCGGTACTGCTGTTAAAGCGGGATTTGGAATTCAGTTTGATGATTTGTTCCCTGACGATATAGAAGAAGTTGTAGGAACCCGCCTGAATGCCGGTTCATTTATTGTGCTAAACCCCAACGGAACAGAAGCCGAACAGAGCCGCGCTGTTGTGATCGCTTTCGATGACGCCAATCAGAATTTCCCGAGAATGGGAAATGTATTCGCAGGAAGTACGGAAAGAACTCCTGATGAAGTGGCACTAACAGTTACCTTTGAAAATCCGGTTAGCCGCGAAGTTTTGGGCAATGCACCTTATAATCCGTTTGCGTTCTTCCACGGAACAAAAAATGTAATCGTAGATGGAGATACAACCGCTGTTCCTTATGGCGGTCGCGGACAGGAAGTCCATCTGCCGGATCACGTTCCAACCGACCTGGTTTTTGATGAACTTTTTGGACAGTATGAGGATAACTCGCTTGCCGGAATGTTCTACAAAAGCACCAATGTCGCACGTGTAGGCGACAACATGAACTTTGCCATTAGTGTGCCGGAGCTCATTCCGCATGCGATTCAGAAAGCCCGTTTTGCAAGTGCAATAGATGGTGAAGAGCACGCTTACCTGCGATTTGCTCGCTGGGCCGAAACCGACGGAGTTGAAAATGCTGACTGGTATCTTGATATACCCGAATACCGCGATCTTGATGTCCTGTTCGGCACAGCTGTTCCGGAACCAGAACCTGAGCCGGAAGATTAA
- a CDS encoding R2-like ligand-binding oxidase, whose protein sequence is MTKKDALFSDSWMSSWMRTINASEAYREAGKKWKDAIVLRFDDGLNADGKKHTGFFLDLENGSCKQLRYAGEADLQSAPYILTAPYHIWEKLIRDNKDPLFMIMSGVIRVEKGSMLTLGLQRNAAKALLSAAAEAVAKPDTPYSAEASQAQDPSKTGLSHRKTEKSDGRSSYSTTSRGLDFESIPMQLFQKAKQLGVWNPADIDFSKDRAQWVTFTDTEKDLIFRLTAMFMGGEEAVTLDLLPLIQTLAREGRIEEELFLTSFLWEEAKHTEFFALFLRDVIGKPFDMEHYHGPAYRRLFHGELETALQRLHKDDSPKAQLFASLTYNMIVEGTLAETGYEAYHRMLTEQDMLPGLREGIGLLKRDESRHIAFGLYLIDRLLRENPELRDAFETEAGRLAGLVIDVVDEIFAPYQTMPFKLEKAWFVDFALNQFKKRMKKLFDA, encoded by the coding sequence ATGACTAAAAAAGACGCGCTATTTTCAGATTCATGGATGAGTTCCTGGATGCGTACGATTAACGCAAGTGAAGCATACAGGGAAGCTGGCAAAAAATGGAAAGATGCTATCGTCCTTAGATTCGATGACGGGCTCAATGCGGACGGGAAAAAACATACAGGCTTCTTCCTCGACCTTGAAAACGGTAGCTGTAAGCAGCTGCGCTATGCAGGTGAAGCAGATCTTCAATCCGCTCCCTACATACTTACTGCGCCCTACCATATTTGGGAAAAACTCATAAGAGATAACAAAGACCCGCTGTTTATGATCATGAGCGGGGTAATACGGGTTGAAAAAGGAAGCATGCTCACCCTTGGCTTGCAGCGGAATGCGGCCAAAGCCCTCCTTTCTGCAGCCGCTGAGGCAGTTGCCAAACCAGATACACCGTATTCAGCTGAGGCATCTCAGGCACAGGATCCTTCAAAAACAGGCCTCAGCCACCGTAAAACGGAAAAGTCAGACGGAAGAAGCAGCTATTCAACCACAAGCAGGGGACTTGATTTTGAAAGTATCCCCATGCAGCTTTTTCAGAAGGCGAAACAACTTGGGGTATGGAACCCCGCTGACATTGATTTCAGCAAGGATCGGGCGCAGTGGGTAACATTTACAGATACTGAAAAAGATCTCATTTTCAGGCTTACGGCCATGTTTATGGGCGGCGAAGAGGCGGTTACCCTCGATCTGCTCCCCCTCATCCAAACGCTTGCGAGAGAAGGTCGCATTGAAGAAGAACTGTTTCTAACAAGCTTTTTGTGGGAGGAAGCCAAGCACACCGAGTTTTTTGCACTCTTTCTCCGCGATGTGATCGGGAAACCTTTTGATATGGAACATTATCACGGCCCGGCGTATCGCAGGCTTTTTCACGGTGAACTCGAAACAGCCCTGCAGCGTCTGCATAAGGACGACAGCCCCAAAGCACAGCTTTTCGCTTCGCTTACCTATAATATGATAGTGGAGGGCACGCTGGCAGAAACGGGCTACGAAGCATATCACCGGATGCTGACTGAACAGGATATGCTGCCGGGCCTGCGTGAAGGCATCGGGTTACTGAAACGGGATGAATCCCGGCATATCGCGTTCGGGCTGTATCTGATAGACAGACTTCTGCGGGAAAACCCTGAACTGCGTGATGCCTTCGAAACCGAGGCCGGACGCTTAGCCGGTTTGGTAATTGATGTCGTAGATGAAATCTTTGCGCCGTATCAAACCATGCCATTTAAGCTCGAAAAAGCATGGTTTGTCGATTTTGCGTTAAATCAGTTTAAAAAGCGAATGAAGAAGCTTTTTGATGCTTAA
- the ytxJ gene encoding bacillithiol system redox-active protein YtxJ yields MSFLDIFKSSGGPSISDKWARFENKDQAEPIFDSNARPALIYKHSFACSVCTYSLLSLERNMEQIMEKADVYFIDVRAERPLSNYVAEKSGVQHQSPQAIVLYKGQAFWHGSHGAVRGEAVMEALDEL; encoded by the coding sequence ATGAGTTTCTTAGACATATTCAAATCGTCAGGCGGTCCGTCCATTTCAGATAAGTGGGCCCGTTTTGAAAACAAGGATCAGGCGGAGCCGATATTTGATTCGAATGCACGCCCGGCTTTGATTTATAAGCACAGTTTTGCCTGCAGCGTCTGCACCTATTCCCTTTTGAGCCTTGAACGGAATATGGAACAAATTATGGAAAAGGCGGATGTCTATTTTATTGACGTAAGAGCTGAAAGACCACTCTCGAATTATGTTGCAGAAAAATCGGGTGTGCAGCATCAGTCCCCACAGGCTATTGTTTTGTATAAAGGTCAGGCTTTTTGGCATGGCTCGCACGGAGCGGTGAGGGGCGAAGCGGTAATGGAAGCGCTCGATGAGCTCTGA
- a CDS encoding formylglycine-generating enzyme family protein, with protein MKLVTVLFFVVFIAATSSNESFAQSEPDLRDQQESVQSRFSLLRNVDLNLEVGTSSFIGNYRNFANVFNPLPLPINGYSLRLTLQRPVYNFWGITAQARFGLSVLSYSSDLQRSAIRWDYDIAELGLIPGNIKNTAIGPEIGLSLRIPVYGTIAVSPEASFAYQYHNPRTDYLLNESGQAIVPGSGFRNEWTQDFPLRRTEGGKAIDEVIPEMIPSYSLGGSLEAMILGTEFFATYRYNIFLNNYFDGIDQLIEKPDANHSVVIALGIRIPLSRGVREQRLGRDLNSQFRYIRENMDSANEAQREAFFDAFGDIAIDRNTLGLKRNDLAARVTFTDVALGNTSYVKSFSRIPGSTFVLGHMDEDPFQIQNYGRIRVFVPDFKLSRTTVTNKEYKLFLAAMGLDFPDAAYYASYITEDGQSFDDITGELEFTPDQLPEGVSIDGPEFLFPVEDSWKEQNLQTILRFEDYFYNQRYDNHPVVAVNWYQAMMFAEWAGFRLPSESEWEYSAKSGVGGRVFPWDGYTVQDRQGNFLANYMQEPGVYNLDGYTLMAPVNAFDPNDFGLYNMAGNVSEWVLDAYSNSYQILNREQRYTSSLYFKLDEPRKIHRGGSWASSRFFIGSGVRNFGLGHQASPRIGFRVAVSSGIGEDGESILDMLDREFE; from the coding sequence ATGAAACTTGTTACTGTTCTTTTTTTTGTGGTCTTCATAGCCGCAACTTCTTCAAATGAAAGTTTCGCTCAGTCAGAGCCTGACTTGCGGGATCAGCAGGAATCTGTTCAGTCACGTTTCTCACTCCTCCGAAATGTTGATCTGAATTTAGAAGTCGGAACGTCCAGTTTCATCGGGAACTACCGCAATTTTGCAAATGTGTTTAATCCGTTGCCACTACCGATCAACGGATACAGCCTTCGGTTAACTCTGCAACGGCCTGTTTATAATTTTTGGGGCATAACAGCACAGGCCCGTTTCGGCCTTTCGGTCTTGAGTTACTCCTCAGATTTACAGCGCTCTGCTATTCGATGGGATTATGATATAGCAGAATTAGGGCTGATTCCGGGAAATATAAAGAACACGGCTATTGGTCCTGAAATCGGTCTTTCATTAAGGATCCCCGTGTACGGAACCATAGCTGTAAGTCCTGAAGCCTCTTTTGCCTATCAGTACCACAACCCCAGAACAGATTATCTTCTAAATGAGAGCGGACAGGCTATCGTACCGGGTTCAGGTTTTCGTAATGAATGGACACAGGATTTCCCGCTCAGAAGAACGGAGGGAGGAAAAGCAATTGATGAAGTGATCCCGGAAATGATCCCTTCTTACTCCCTGGGTGGCAGTCTTGAAGCCATGATATTAGGCACGGAGTTTTTTGCAACGTACAGGTATAATATTTTTCTCAATAACTACTTTGATGGCATTGATCAGCTTATAGAAAAGCCGGATGCAAATCACTCTGTTGTAATCGCTTTGGGTATTCGAATACCGCTTTCGAGAGGTGTACGTGAGCAGCGGCTCGGACGCGATCTTAATTCCCAGTTCAGGTATATCCGTGAAAACATGGATAGCGCGAATGAAGCACAACGCGAAGCCTTTTTTGACGCATTTGGAGATATTGCTATTGACCGCAATACGCTGGGGCTTAAACGAAATGATCTGGCTGCGCGGGTGACATTCACGGATGTTGCATTGGGAAATACTTCCTACGTTAAAAGCTTTTCACGAATTCCGGGCTCAACCTTTGTTTTGGGGCACATGGACGAAGATCCCTTTCAGATTCAAAACTATGGCCGTATCCGCGTTTTTGTACCGGATTTCAAACTTAGCAGGACCACCGTAACCAACAAAGAGTACAAGTTGTTTCTCGCTGCTATGGGGCTTGATTTCCCTGATGCAGCTTATTATGCCTCGTACATAACAGAAGACGGGCAATCTTTCGACGATATTACCGGTGAGCTGGAATTCACTCCCGATCAGCTGCCCGAAGGCGTTTCTATAGATGGTCCTGAATTTCTTTTTCCTGTTGAAGATTCGTGGAAAGAGCAAAACCTGCAAACCATTCTCCGATTTGAAGATTATTTTTATAATCAGCGTTACGATAACCATCCCGTTGTTGCAGTAAACTGGTATCAGGCTATGATGTTCGCTGAATGGGCTGGTTTCCGGCTGCCCTCCGAGTCAGAGTGGGAGTACTCGGCTAAATCGGGGGTAGGCGGACGCGTATTCCCGTGGGATGGCTATACGGTTCAGGACCGGCAGGGGAATTTCCTTGCCAATTACATGCAGGAACCCGGTGTCTACAACCTTGACGGGTATACCCTCATGGCTCCGGTTAATGCTTTTGATCCTAATGATTTTGGCCTTTATAACATGGCCGGAAATGTTTCCGAATGGGTGCTTGATGCGTATTCCAACTCCTATCAGATTCTGAACCGGGAGCAGCGGTACACCAGCTCGCTCTATTTCAAACTGGATGAGCCCCGTAAAATTCACCGGGGAGGCAGCTGGGCTTCATCCCGATTCTTTATCGGATCAGGTGTGCGTAACTTTGGCCTTGGTCATCAGGCGTCACCACGTATTGGTTTTCGTGTAGCCGTAAGCTCTGGAATTGGGGAAGACGGTGAAAGTATTCTTGACATGCTGGACCGGGAGTTCGAATGA
- the rnhA gene encoding ribonuclease HI — MPVTRKGSESPVSEVVIFTDGACSGNPGPGGWGAILSWKGKEKELSGGERNTTNNRMEMQAVIEALNALKRPCKVQINSDSALIINAFEKGWIYGWQKRGWLKADKKPVENKDLWQEMIQAMKPHQVRWVKVKGHSGIPLNERADQLAVKAAEKYK, encoded by the coding sequence ATGCCTGTGACCCGAAAAGGAAGCGAATCGCCTGTTTCTGAAGTCGTCATTTTTACTGACGGTGCATGCAGTGGCAATCCTGGTCCCGGAGGTTGGGGGGCAATCCTGAGCTGGAAGGGTAAAGAAAAGGAGCTGAGTGGCGGTGAGCGAAATACAACGAACAACAGGATGGAAATGCAGGCTGTGATTGAAGCCCTAAACGCCCTGAAACGCCCCTGCAAAGTGCAGATTAACAGCGACAGCGCACTTATTATCAACGCGTTTGAAAAGGGATGGATTTACGGCTGGCAAAAGCGGGGCTGGCTGAAAGCGGATAAGAAACCTGTTGAGAATAAGGATTTGTGGCAGGAGATGATACAGGCTATGAAGCCGCATCAGGTTCGGTGGGTTAAGGTTAAAGGCCATTCAGGCATCCCGCTGAATGAGCGGGCGGATCAGCTGGCTGTAAAAGCAGCTGAGAAATATAAATAG
- the pyrF gene encoding orotidine-5'-phosphate decarboxylase — translation MNFRDKMRIAVGSADTSLLIGLDPDYDKLPAIIRRKASSKADAVTTFCREIIEHTIPYCAGFKLNLAFFEALGDEGLDVFGQVCSAIPYDKLLIADAKRGDIGNTTKKYAAAYLKAFRADAITLNPLMGIETLLPFLKDSRRAVFALALTSNAGANDFLMQKLDKGHTLAEEIAVRLHELSRHDLALGTLGMVVGATQTERLASVLDKFPQAPLLIPGFGAQGGDIEAFVNLLADREHPAFPVVGRSIIYEFSDEDEYKWYKTVILATKHYRKMFQPLMRNMNAFYQA, via the coding sequence ATGAATTTTCGTGATAAAATGCGTATCGCAGTCGGTTCTGCTGATACAAGTCTGCTTATCGGACTGGATCCGGACTATGATAAATTACCCGCAATTATAAGGAGAAAAGCGTCCTCGAAAGCAGACGCTGTAACTACTTTTTGCCGGGAAATCATTGAACACACCATTCCGTACTGCGCGGGCTTTAAACTAAACCTGGCTTTTTTTGAAGCCCTGGGAGACGAAGGGCTGGATGTATTTGGTCAGGTATGCAGCGCTATACCTTATGATAAATTACTGATCGCGGATGCCAAGCGTGGCGACATTGGCAATACTACAAAGAAATATGCCGCAGCTTACCTGAAGGCATTCAGGGCTGATGCCATAACCCTAAACCCGCTAATGGGTATTGAAACGCTGCTGCCGTTCCTTAAAGACAGCCGCCGCGCCGTCTTTGCCCTCGCGCTTACAAGCAATGCAGGCGCGAATGATTTCCTGATGCAAAAGCTGGATAAGGGGCACACATTAGCCGAGGAGATAGCTGTTCGCCTGCATGAACTCAGCCGCCATGATCTTGCCCTTGGTACGCTTGGAATGGTTGTAGGTGCAACGCAGACAGAGCGACTCGCGTCTGTTCTCGATAAATTTCCTCAGGCGCCTTTGCTTATACCGGGTTTCGGAGCGCAAGGAGGAGATATTGAAGCCTTTGTAAATCTCTTAGCAGATCGGGAGCACCCTGCTTTTCCGGTTGTTGGCCGTTCCATTATCTATGAGTTCTCTGATGAAGATGAGTACAAATGGTATAAAACAGTCATTCTTGCGACCAAACACTACCGGAAGATGTTCCAGCCCCTGATGAGAAATATGAATGCTTTTTATCAGGCTTAG